GATACGCCGACAATAATAGCGCTCAATACCAGAAGTAAAAGTTGTTGTTGTCCCATGATGGTTCTCCTTAATTAGTTTTATTTAATAAAATTATTTAGCTAAAAATCGTTTTTACCGGGGGAAAAACTAATCACCTCCTTAGTGGCCCGGGCCTCTTTTTTAATTTTTGTTTGTATTTATTTTTTATCATTATTTTATACTGTCTTTGCGAGCGTTTCTCAGCGAAGCAATCTCGCTTTATATAGAATGATTCAGCAAAAGTCTGTCCTGATCCCTTCTGCTGCGCTCGGGATAAACTCCGCCGCAGGAACGCCTCGCTTGAATCTTCATCCTGAGCCTTCGACAGGCTCAGGATAAACTCGGTCGAGGCATGTCTCTTTCCCATGCTCTGCGGGAAAGAATGTTGTTAATAATGGTCCCTCGATTGCGCGATATGGTAATTAAAATTGGAGACGATGCCATTCTCAATCGCCTTCTTTATGACCGTTATCATCTCGTTAACTGTCTGGAATCTTTTCATCGGATCCTTGGCAAGGCATTTCATAATTAAGACCTCACAGAACTTCGGGAGCTGATCGTTTAACTCTCTTGGCGACAGCAAAGCTTTGCTGAGGATTGCGCTTCGGGTCTCATCTTCCGTAGAATCTGCAAATGGATTCATCCCCGTCACTACTTGATATAGGATGGCTCCTAAAGAAAATATGTCACTCCTGCCATCCCCGTCCAGACCGTGAACTTGCTCGGGTGAAAGATAGTAAATTCTATCGTTCTCCTCGTCCCTATCTTTACGTTTCTTGTCCTCAAAAAATGCCTGTGGATTGAAGAAATCCATTAATTTCGTTTCATCATAAAGCCCGACTCGAATATTGCCTGGTTTCAAATTTAAATGGAAGAAGCCCAATTGGTGCGCGTAATAGAGTCCTTTGCAAATCTGTAGAATAACTTGTATAAGTCTTTCGGCATTGAACTTTATTTGACTTTGAAATAATTCTGTGACCGGAGCGCCTTCAATAAACTCCCTGACGATATATGTCAATCCTTTGTCTTCCTCAACTTCATAAATGTTGGCGATATTCGGATGGCTCATCTGCCCAAGTGCTTTTGCCATCTGGTAAAAGGCTCGTTTTTGCTCATTATTGGACGGCAATGAGTTAAAGACTTCCGATTTTACTACCTTCAAGAGCACAATTCTGCGCAATATTGAATCCTTAGCTTTATAAGCTTGAAATACACCTTTTTTGCCGAGATCAGCCAGGAGGTCAAATCTACCTAATTTGTTGATGTTTCCAAAAGTCAATTCATCAATTGGGTTTCTCCAATCGATTTCATGCAGCCCCAGGGTGTCGCTAAAATATTTAAGATTAACTTGCCCAATTGTCTCCGCCAAAAATCGATTGGAATTTTTTATTTGTCTGTAAGCTTTGCCGGTTATAAAGATACGATCGGTTTTCCTTAATGCGTCGCTGTATTCCGAGTTGGTTGGTAAATCTCTTTCACCGGCAATTCCGATTTTTACACCGGTTGAAAGGTCTTTTAGCGTTTGGTCGCTGTTCTTCCCGAAGCTTTCCCGTGCGCAATGGATACCGAAGGACAAATGGATTTGTTCGTTAGGCTCGCTCAGGTGATTAAAACGTCCGAGCTTGCTTAACACCCCGATCGCAAATGAAACAGCGCTCACGGTTTCTTTTGCAAAAATGAGTAGCCCGTTAGAAGCCGCCCAAATATGGACCAACTGGTATTTTTCCAACTGATCGAATAAGAGGACATAGAGTTTGCGTTTAACTTGTTCAATTTGCTGCTGCCCAAAATCGGTCCTAAGCTGATCAAAGTTAGAAAATTCAATCGTGATTAATACTTCCAGGTTATCCGGTAACTTCCATTTTTGACTCCCGTCCTCCGTTTCTGAAAAAATCGCTGCGCCTTCTTTTTCGAAATCTTCATAAGTTAATTTGGAGTGCGTTCCGGTGCCGCTGCCGATACTTCTGCCGGTGATGGCTTCAAAGGTCTGCAATTTATCCAGAACATCTGAAGTGATAGTGTTAGAGGGCAGGGCGGCGTTTTCTTTCTGCTCGGAATCCTCAGCAGAAGCTTCCATTTGTTGCAAAACGTAGACATTTTCCGCTTCTTTTACCGAGGCAGCTTTTGAATCATCCCAGTATTTATCTTTGCTTAAGAATCTTTCTAATTCGAGAAACAAACTGAGATCTTGCAATCTATTGAACCGTGCAATGCTGCCGAGAAAACCAATAGTGATGTTTTTGTCCAAAGGACTAAATATGGCGATTTGATTTTGGAGTTCGGTTGCGAATTTCTTTTCCAAAAAAGTGAGACACAAGTATTTACCAATGACATTTTTATTTTCTGCGACGTCAAATAATTTTTTTAACTGAGCAATGGCGTCGTTAAACAACCCGGCGCTCCAGCAGCTATGAATGAACATGGAAAATGCCCGTGGCTGGTACCCGGACTTTTCCAGAATCATTTCCACCG
The genomic region above belongs to candidate division KSB1 bacterium and contains:
- a CDS encoding protein kinase, with the translated sequence MHPLETKDHQDLIQMLMALGNAYLEKGFYSDAAKKYEQIIALKVANKNLYINLSKAYIGAKKLDSDAIAVFKKAIQYAPNNADLCKILALSFLNEGREDAEALQIYQVALRHNTPIFDKLAERVGMIYFKKKDFHKCKKTVEMILEKSGYQPRAFSMFIHSCWSAGLFNDAIAQLKKLFDVAENKNVIGKYLCLTFLEKKFATELQNQIAIFSPLDKNITIGFLGSIARFNRLQDLSLFLELERFLSKDKYWDDSKAASVKEAENVYVLQQMEASAEDSEQKENAALPSNTITSDVLDKLQTFEAITGRSIGSGTGTHSKLTYEDFEKEGAAIFSETEDGSQKWKLPDNLEVLITIEFSNFDQLRTDFGQQQIEQVKRKLYVLLFDQLEKYQLVHIWAASNGLLIFAKETVSAVSFAIGVLSKLGRFNHLSEPNEQIHLSFGIHCARESFGKNSDQTLKDLSTGVKIGIAGERDLPTNSEYSDALRKTDRIFITGKAYRQIKNSNRFLAETIGQVNLKYFSDTLGLHEIDWRNPIDELTFGNINKLGRFDLLADLGKKGVFQAYKAKDSILRRIVLLKVVKSEVFNSLPSNNEQKRAFYQMAKALGQMSHPNIANIYEVEEDKGLTYIVREFIEGAPVTELFQSQIKFNAERLIQVILQICKGLYYAHQLGFFHLNLKPGNIRVGLYDETKLMDFFNPQAFFEDKKRKDRDEENDRIYYLSPEQVHGLDGDGRSDIFSLGAILYQVVTGMNPFADSTEDETRSAILSKALLSPRELNDQLPKFCEVLIMKCLAKDPMKRFQTVNEMITVIKKAIENGIVSNFNYHIAQSRDHY